One part of the Clostridium thermosuccinogenes genome encodes these proteins:
- the tnpB gene encoding IS66 family insertion sequence element accessory protein TnpB (TnpB, as the term is used for proteins encoded by IS66 family insertion elements, is considered an accessory protein, since TnpC, encoded by a neighboring gene, is a DDE family transposase.): MLSIAGTDKVYLACGSTDMRKSIDGLAAIVQQSFALDPFSSCLFVFCNKKRDKLKILQWEHNGFWLYYRRLEKGKFQWPKESCGTPMKVGVRELGWLLDGLSLEQKQAHKKVTVSAVI; the protein is encoded by the coding sequence ATGCTGAGCATAGCCGGCACCGACAAGGTCTACCTTGCCTGTGGAAGTACCGACATGCGTAAGTCTATCGATGGCCTGGCTGCCATCGTCCAGCAAAGCTTCGCATTAGACCCCTTCTCGTCTTGTCTATTTGTGTTCTGCAATAAAAAACGTGATAAGCTTAAAATCCTCCAATGGGAACATAATGGTTTCTGGCTATATTACCGGAGGCTTGAAAAAGGCAAATTCCAATGGCCTAAAGAAAGTTGCGGCACTCCAATGAAGGTTGGTGTCCGTGAACTGGGTTGGCTGCTGGATGGACTATCCTTGGAGCAGAAGCAGGCACACAAAAAAGTGACAGTAAGTGCAGTAATATGA
- the ltrA gene encoding group II intron reverse transcriptase/maturase, producing METKLTRIAQIAKQRPKEVFTSLYHLLNENLLTQCHRELKGNKAAGIDHITKEEYEQNLAGNIANLVNRLKNHSYKPQPVRRTYIPKGNGKEVRPLGIPSYEDKIVQMGLNKILQAIYETEFMEFSYGFRPNRSCHDALRELNRIIHTGKINYIVDADIRKFFDTVDHEWMIKFLKLRIADPNINRLITKFMKSGCMEEGQLIPTDVGTPQGSIVSPTLGNIYLHYVLDLWFVKVVKKRCKGQAEIVRYADDSVFCFQYKEDAEWFYKELIQRLEKFKLKVAEEKTKIIIFGKYAEERCKAAGLNKPETFDFLGFTHYCGRSVNGKFRLMRKTSKKKFKAKVQEFKQWIKASRNLKISEIFRATSSKLIGHYQYYGITDNMRMLSKFLYNIQKLLYKWLNRRSQRKSFSLDKFNLYLKINPLPKPRIYASMHYVGASSVK from the coding sequence ATGGAAACAAAACTGACAAGAATAGCACAAATCGCCAAACAAAGGCCAAAAGAAGTATTTACTTCGCTCTACCATTTGTTAAACGAAAACTTATTGACACAGTGCCACAGGGAGCTGAAAGGCAACAAAGCAGCGGGTATCGATCATATTACCAAAGAAGAATACGAACAAAACTTAGCCGGCAACATTGCCAACTTGGTAAACAGGCTCAAGAACCATAGCTATAAACCTCAGCCAGTTCGCAGAACCTACATACCTAAAGGAAACGGCAAGGAAGTGCGCCCATTAGGCATACCTTCGTATGAAGATAAAATTGTGCAAATGGGGTTGAACAAAATACTGCAAGCCATATATGAAACAGAATTTATGGAGTTCTCATATGGCTTTAGACCAAACAGAAGCTGCCACGATGCATTAAGAGAACTTAATAGGATAATCCATACCGGGAAAATAAACTACATTGTCGATGCTGATATCCGGAAGTTCTTTGATACTGTAGACCACGAGTGGATGATTAAATTTCTGAAGTTAAGGATAGCAGACCCGAACATCAATAGACTTATTACAAAGTTCATGAAATCAGGATGTATGGAAGAAGGCCAGTTGATACCAACCGACGTAGGCACACCTCAGGGGTCGATTGTTTCACCAACCCTTGGAAACATATACTTGCATTATGTTCTGGATTTGTGGTTTGTAAAAGTTGTGAAGAAAAGGTGTAAAGGTCAAGCTGAAATAGTAAGGTATGCAGATGATAGTGTGTTCTGCTTTCAATACAAAGAGGATGCAGAATGGTTCTATAAAGAATTAATTCAGAGGCTTGAGAAATTCAAGTTGAAGGTGGCGGAAGAAAAGACTAAGATAATAATCTTTGGGAAATATGCAGAAGAGCGCTGTAAAGCTGCAGGATTAAATAAACCGGAGACTTTTGATTTCCTGGGATTCACGCACTATTGTGGCAGGAGCGTCAATGGTAAGTTCAGGTTAATGAGGAAGACGAGTAAGAAGAAATTCAAAGCAAAAGTTCAGGAGTTTAAGCAGTGGATAAAAGCTTCAAGAAATCTGAAAATAAGCGAAATATTCAGAGCTACCTCTTCAAAGCTCATAGGCCACTATCAGTATTATGGAATTACAGATAACATGAGAATGCTCTCGAAATTTCTGTACAACATACAGAAGCTACTGTACAAATGGCTTAACAGAAGAAGTCAAAGGAAAAGCTTTAGCCTTGATAAGTTTAATTTGTATCTGAAAATTAATCCCCTGCCGAAACCCAGAATATATGCAAGTATGCACTATGTAGGCGCAAGTAGTGTTAAGTGA
- a CDS encoding group II intron maturase-specific domain-containing protein: MKEITARINGRSYELLKSKLRQFITRWVNYFKLADMRKLLSSTDEWLRRRLRMFI; this comes from the coding sequence ATGAAGGAAATCACAGCGAGAATCAACGGAAGGTCATATGAATTGCTCAAATCGAAACTGAGACAATTCATAACCAGATGGGTGAACTATTTCAAACTTGCAGATATGAGAAAACTACTAAGTTCAACCGATGAATGGCTTAGAAGAAGGCTGCGCATGTTTATCTAG
- a CDS encoding IS110 family transposase, giving the protein MNFRPMAGIDVGKFFSEMAILSPSNEVIARMKIRHDSSSDVERAVKLLKKTEKDFDSRPFVVMESTGHYHKILFHSLCKAGFEVSIINPIQTDSIKNIGIRKVKNDKVDARKIALLYRFQELKTTNIPDEDIECLRSLCRQYYKLSDELTAYKNRLTGIVDQLMLNFKDVFPNIFSKAALAVLEKYPTPAHILKANRNKLIALIQKNSRRSLKWSTAKYNLLVSKAREFAPLTVHNSSNVAMLGVYISMIRTLEDNLAKVLKTIHLLIAEDMAKDMPMLALTLELLQSLPGIGLLTAATILAEIGDFSAFSKPGKLVAYFGIDPSVMQSGEFTGTRNKMSKRGSRLLRRVLFTTALANIRTKRNKEACNPVLLEFYKQKCQSKPKKVALGAVMRKIIIYIFAVLRDRKPYQLRSPQEHAQMLAAKHIAA; this is encoded by the coding sequence ATGAATTTCAGACCTATGGCAGGAATCGATGTAGGTAAATTCTTTAGTGAGATGGCAATTCTTTCTCCATCCAATGAAGTAATTGCCCGCATGAAGATCCGCCATGATTCCAGTTCTGACGTTGAAAGAGCCGTTAAATTACTGAAAAAAACGGAAAAGGACTTTGATTCTAGGCCTTTCGTCGTCATGGAATCCACCGGGCACTATCACAAAATCCTTTTCCATTCACTTTGTAAAGCTGGATTTGAGGTTTCCATCATAAACCCCATCCAAACTGATTCTATCAAAAATATTGGAATCAGGAAAGTGAAAAATGATAAAGTTGATGCCCGGAAAATTGCCCTGCTATACAGATTTCAGGAGCTTAAAACTACTAATATCCCCGATGAGGATATTGAATGTCTGCGAAGCCTTTGCCGACAGTACTACAAGCTCTCTGACGAACTTACTGCCTACAAAAACAGGCTTACGGGTATTGTTGACCAACTCATGTTAAACTTTAAGGATGTATTCCCCAACATCTTTTCAAAGGCTGCTCTTGCAGTATTGGAGAAATATCCTACGCCTGCGCATATTCTTAAAGCGAACAGGAACAAGTTGATTGCACTGATCCAGAAGAATTCTCGCAGAAGCCTTAAGTGGTCAACTGCAAAGTATAATCTTTTGGTCTCCAAAGCCAGAGAGTTTGCGCCTTTGACTGTTCATAATTCCTCGAACGTTGCTATGCTGGGTGTCTACATATCCATGATCAGAACTCTGGAAGATAACTTGGCGAAGGTCCTAAAAACCATTCATCTATTGATCGCTGAAGATATGGCAAAGGACATGCCCATGCTAGCATTAACTCTTGAACTTTTGCAGAGCCTGCCAGGTATTGGCCTTCTTACTGCTGCCACCATTCTTGCAGAAATCGGCGATTTTTCCGCTTTCTCTAAGCCGGGAAAACTGGTTGCTTACTTTGGCATTGACCCCTCTGTGATGCAATCTGGAGAATTTACCGGCACACGGAATAAAATGTCCAAGAGAGGTTCCAGGCTACTTCGCAGGGTTCTTTTTACAACTGCTCTTGCCAATATCCGAACTAAGCGGAATAAAGAGGCTTGCAACCCTGTATTACTTGAATTCTACAAGCAAAAGTGCCAGAGCAAACCTAAGAAGGTAGCTTTGGGAGCAGTTATGCGTAAGATCATCATTTACATCTTTGCTGTTCTAAGGGACAGAAAACCGTACCAGTTACGCAGTCCTCAGGAACATGCTCAGATGTTAGCAGCAAAGCATATAGCAGCTTAG
- a CDS encoding DDE-type integrase/transposase/recombinase — translation MNSIISVLVAYNQFLLLQIQQLLLFIVKNIPLKSPKYDVTSPKYNKLTIDKLPVIKQPERLNYTVLLDEYKFNHGKNLKPVKSRGSNPVPTDTVCHRCGAPHDYLYNNTGGRGQLLCKVCGLRFNKDKNDFKIGALVCPYCGHILVKKKDRKHFNIHKCVNKSCPYYLDALNRLSPEDQAEYQQDKHKFKLHYIYREFTIDFFKMDLSSMPKGATNLTFRNFSSHIMGLCLTYNVNLGLSTRATARALWEVHQVKISHTMVANYAKTAAAIVKPFVDNFDYKPTNYLAADETYTKVKGVRHYVWFIVDAIKKSILGYQISSTRDVGPCILAMRMAFAKFKEFPGMALKFAADGYTAYKLAQQQFMLQGMDFNLIQVIGLTNDDPVSTEYRWLKQIIERLNRTFKFSYQVTNGYGSAEGSNTHVALFVAYYNFLRPHSYTYWQPLNSIPELESIPNIPGKWQKLIELSQLLILSKQAS, via the coding sequence TTGAACTCAATTATATCAGTTTTAGTAGCATATAATCAATTTTTACTTTTACAAATCCAACAATTGCTTTTGTTCATAGTGAAAAATATACCTCTCAAGTCTCCAAAATACGATGTTACAAGCCCTAAATACAACAAGCTCACTATCGATAAGCTCCCTGTCATCAAGCAGCCTGAAAGGTTGAATTACACAGTTCTGCTTGATGAATACAAATTTAATCACGGCAAGAATCTTAAGCCAGTCAAGTCCCGTGGCAGCAATCCCGTGCCTACCGATACTGTATGCCATCGCTGCGGTGCACCCCACGACTACCTCTATAACAATACCGGCGGCCGTGGACAACTTCTGTGCAAGGTTTGCGGACTTAGATTCAACAAGGATAAAAACGACTTCAAAATTGGTGCCCTTGTCTGTCCATACTGCGGCCATATCCTTGTCAAGAAGAAGGATCGAAAGCATTTCAACATTCACAAGTGCGTTAACAAAAGCTGTCCTTATTATCTTGATGCCCTAAACAGATTATCGCCTGAAGATCAAGCAGAATATCAGCAGGACAAGCATAAGTTTAAGCTCCACTACATTTACCGGGAATTCACCATTGACTTCTTTAAGATGGATTTATCCTCCATGCCCAAAGGTGCTACAAACCTTACCTTCAGGAATTTTTCCTCTCACATCATGGGGCTTTGCTTGACTTACAACGTCAACCTGGGGCTGTCTACACGGGCCACTGCCAGAGCTCTCTGGGAAGTGCACCAGGTTAAAATCTCCCATACCATGGTTGCTAACTATGCCAAGACTGCTGCTGCCATTGTGAAACCTTTCGTAGATAATTTCGACTACAAGCCTACTAACTACCTAGCTGCAGATGAAACCTATACAAAAGTGAAAGGTGTCCGCCACTATGTCTGGTTCATCGTGGATGCTATTAAAAAGTCCATCCTCGGATATCAAATATCCAGTACCCGTGATGTAGGTCCTTGCATCCTTGCAATGCGTATGGCCTTTGCCAAGTTCAAAGAGTTCCCTGGTATGGCCCTCAAGTTCGCTGCTGACGGCTATACTGCCTACAAGCTCGCTCAGCAACAATTCATGCTGCAAGGTATGGATTTCAACCTGATCCAGGTCATCGGGCTTACCAATGATGATCCAGTATCAACTGAATACCGCTGGCTGAAACAGATAATCGAACGCCTTAACCGGACCTTCAAGTTCTCTTATCAGGTCACGAATGGTTACGGTAGTGCAGAAGGCTCCAATACTCATGTTGCTCTGTTTGTCGCCTATTACAATTTCCTGCGGCCCCACTCCTATACTTACTGGCAGCCTTTGAACTCTATCCCGGAACTCGAATCCATTCCCAACATTCCCGGTAAGTGGCAGAAGCTAATCGAGCTCTCTCAACTACTCATACTTTCAAAGCAAGCCTCCTAG
- the tnpA gene encoding IS66 family insertion sequence element accessory protein TnpA produces the protein MTKADLYQKWASIIAEYKSSGQTQTSFCKSAGISLRQLSYWLRKERQNGIIQSESPKWIPVEVDHKEHTGKGQSIEIKFGPAEVQVKPGFDQKHLLDVLMVLRELC, from the coding sequence ATGACCAAAGCAGATCTTTATCAAAAATGGGCATCCATAATTGCAGAGTACAAATCCAGCGGACAGACGCAAACTTCATTTTGCAAATCCGCGGGGATAAGTCTTCGTCAGTTAAGCTACTGGTTGAGAAAAGAAAGACAAAACGGAATCATACAATCAGAATCTCCCAAATGGATTCCGGTAGAAGTAGATCATAAAGAGCATACAGGCAAAGGCCAATCAATCGAAATCAAATTTGGCCCAGCTGAAGTTCAAGTCAAACCAGGCTTTGACCAGAAGCATCTGTTGGATGTGCTAATGGTGCTGAGGGAATTATGCTGA
- the ltrA gene encoding group II intron reverse transcriptase/maturase → MITETVSAGKKLKAHSLIDKVYHPTNLEMAWKKVKANGGAGGIDGIYMDEFEKAATEELKSLHEHLKNGTYEPLPVRRVYIPKRGKPQEKRPLGIPAIKDRVCQQALKNRMEPIFEKTFNDCSFGYRPGRSPHDAMRKIWREIQRGNEWIVDGDLRDYFGTVNHGKLIDMVAEQISDGRILDLIRKMLKTGYVENGHRYETEAGTPQGSVISPLLSNIYLTPFDNAMTGKGFKLTRFADDWLIVCKNRAEAEKALRTAKEELAKLGLMLHPDKTRITNIKWGFEFLGYKIKQGKGLKLPKDRIKAVANALNLYAFPTDKSIKRFMDTIRQRTKRKIPITLKELINTINPVIRGWGNYYRKSHVRKLFNKLDRWIIRRLLNHQYKRWRNTGWKKYPAKRLYGEYALVNLIQLIPGLEKKPVLN, encoded by the coding sequence ATGATAACGGAGACAGTAAGTGCAGGAAAGAAACTCAAGGCACATTCATTAATTGACAAGGTGTACCACCCGACAAATTTGGAAATGGCCTGGAAGAAGGTTAAGGCCAATGGAGGAGCCGGGGGAATAGACGGGATTTACATGGATGAGTTCGAAAAGGCAGCAACAGAGGAACTTAAAAGTCTCCATGAACACCTTAAGAACGGGACATACGAACCTCTACCGGTAAGGCGGGTATACATACCCAAAAGAGGAAAACCACAGGAGAAGCGCCCGTTAGGAATCCCGGCTATCAAAGACCGAGTATGTCAACAAGCATTAAAGAACAGGATGGAACCAATATTCGAAAAGACATTCAACGATTGCAGCTTTGGTTACAGACCTGGACGTTCTCCTCATGACGCTATGCGGAAGATATGGCGAGAAATACAGCGGGGGAACGAATGGATCGTAGACGGGGATCTCCGCGACTACTTTGGGACGGTCAATCATGGAAAGTTAATTGATATGGTGGCTGAGCAGATAAGCGATGGAAGAATCCTTGACTTAATCAGGAAAATGCTCAAAACTGGTTATGTAGAAAATGGCCATAGGTATGAAACCGAAGCCGGAACACCGCAGGGGTCGGTGATTAGTCCCCTATTGAGCAATATATATCTGACACCATTCGATAATGCCATGACAGGAAAAGGTTTCAAACTTACCCGTTTTGCCGATGATTGGCTGATAGTCTGCAAAAACAGAGCAGAAGCCGAAAAGGCGTTAAGGACGGCGAAAGAAGAACTTGCAAAGCTCGGTTTAATGCTCCATCCGGATAAAACGCGAATAACCAACATCAAGTGGGGATTTGAGTTTTTAGGATACAAAATCAAACAGGGAAAGGGATTGAAGCTACCGAAAGATAGAATCAAAGCGGTGGCAAACGCACTTAATCTGTATGCATTCCCAACGGACAAATCCATAAAAAGATTTATGGATACAATCCGGCAGAGAACTAAAAGAAAAATACCCATAACACTTAAAGAACTGATCAATACTATTAATCCGGTTATCCGCGGGTGGGGAAACTATTACCGTAAGTCACATGTTCGAAAACTGTTCAACAAATTGGACAGATGGATAATCAGACGGCTTTTGAACCATCAGTATAAAAGATGGAGAAATACTGGCTGGAAAAAGTATCCTGCAAAAAGGCTTTATGGTGAATACGCACTAGTTAACCTTATACAACTAATACCAGGACTTGAGAAGAAACCTGTTCTTAATTAG
- a CDS encoding reverse transcriptase domain-containing protein has product MLNELDHELERRGIRFVRYADDMLLFAKSKRSAQRIQKHIIPFIENKLYLKVNRKKTVVAYIGNVKFLGYGFYPSKDGIKLRAHPKSISKMKSK; this is encoded by the coding sequence ATGCTGAATGAACTAGATCACGAACTGGAACGAAGAGGAATCAGATTTGTGAGGTATGCGGATGACATGTTACTGTTTGCAAAGTCAAAAAGGTCAGCGCAAAGGATACAGAAGCATATTATCCCATTCATAGAGAACAAACTGTATCTCAAGGTGAACAGGAAAAAAACAGTGGTGGCATACATCGGCAATGTAAAGTTTTTGGGATATGGGTTTTATCCGTCGAAAGATGGAATAAAACTGAGAGCACACCCCAAAAGTATCAGCAAGATGAAATCCAAATGA
- a CDS encoding RNA polymerase sigma factor: MIFIFTNDRDDERYEDSIQVLFEENYDRAFNTAIAILFNKELAKDAVQEAFTRALLKIKTLNDKSKFNSWICSITKNISKDMLRQICIQKGRNISIYDEDGDVKNIVELSDFNVPDKICEDLEIRREIKECMGELDIDSQQILNLRFYEDLTYEQIAEHMNISVNTVKVKLHRAKHRMKEKLEKHFDSREVSKNV; this comes from the coding sequence ATGATTTTTATTTTTACGAATGATAGGGACGATGAACGCTATGAGGACTCTATACAGGTATTGTTTGAGGAAAATTACGATAGAGCATTCAATACGGCAATAGCTATTCTTTTTAATAAAGAATTGGCTAAGGATGCAGTGCAAGAGGCATTTACTAGAGCCCTTTTAAAAATAAAAACGCTTAATGATAAAAGCAAATTCAATTCATGGATTTGCTCAATAACTAAAAATATAAGTAAAGACATGCTCCGGCAAATATGTATACAGAAAGGTAGAAACATATCGATTTATGATGAAGACGGTGATGTTAAAAATATAGTGGAGTTAAGTGATTTCAACGTTCCAGACAAAATATGTGAAGATTTGGAGATAAGACGAGAGATAAAAGAATGCATGGGTGAACTGGACATTGACTCACAACAGATTTTAAATTTGAGGTTTTATGAGGATCTTACTTATGAGCAAATAGCCGAACATATGAATATAAGTGTTAATACTGTAAAGGTAAAACTTCATAGGGCAAAGCATCGAATGAAAGAAAAGCTGGAAAAGCATTTTGATTCTAGGGAAGTGAGTAAAAATGTCTAA
- the istB gene encoding IS21-like element ISCth9 family helper ATPase IstB, translated as MPVNKMLIEAYLKKLKMPQAAKTYESLAREAADNNLDYEEYLLCVLEQEVHQRENNRIQRGIRQAGFPVIKTIESFDFLAIPSLNKPRVLKLMQGEYIRRRENVLLIGNSGVGKTHIATALGYEACRQGMRVKFYTAAGLINELLAAQQEYRLNKLEKQWLAPHLVILDELGYVPFSKVGAELLFQFCSSRYERGSLIITTNLEFPKWTEVLGDEQMTAALLDRLTHNAHILNINGESYRFKQALSKQTDVG; from the coding sequence ATGCCGGTCAATAAAATGCTGATCGAAGCTTACTTGAAAAAGCTGAAAATGCCCCAGGCTGCAAAAACCTATGAATCCCTGGCAAGAGAAGCCGCAGACAACAATCTGGATTATGAAGAATACCTACTGTGCGTACTTGAGCAGGAAGTACATCAGCGGGAAAACAATCGAATCCAGAGAGGAATCCGGCAAGCTGGCTTTCCAGTAATTAAAACGATTGAAAGCTTTGACTTTCTCGCTATACCATCTCTAAACAAGCCGCGAGTACTGAAACTTATGCAGGGGGAATATATACGAAGAAGAGAAAATGTCCTGTTGATAGGCAACTCCGGGGTTGGTAAAACCCATATTGCGACTGCACTCGGTTATGAGGCATGTCGGCAGGGCATGAGAGTTAAATTCTACACGGCAGCCGGTTTGATTAACGAATTGCTTGCAGCACAGCAGGAATATCGCCTCAACAAGCTTGAAAAACAATGGCTGGCCCCGCATTTAGTAATTCTTGATGAGTTAGGCTATGTGCCTTTCAGCAAAGTCGGGGCTGAATTACTCTTCCAGTTTTGCTCTTCCCGATATGAGAGAGGCAGCCTGATAATAACTACAAACTTAGAATTTCCAAAATGGACGGAGGTGTTAGGTGATGAACAAATGACAGCTGCCTTGCTTGACCGCCTGACCCATAATGCTCATATACTGAACATTAATGGGGAAAGCTACAGGTTTAAGCAGGCTCTTTCAAAGCAGACAGATGTAGGCTGA
- a CDS encoding S8 family peptidase: MRNGVAISTPFPIELGTRLLNRFKVMLMRKKSLVLIICFLGAILTLCSWMFCRQHIIFEASENSEWPYDAIKYVDISDVPHNKLNIAIIDTGIDLTQPDFQRIHIKTYSVLNENEPDNDNEHGTMVAKLICNSKLINQKNANITSNITFHVIDIGDGKNLTIQKLVDGIDLALKLKVDIINLSLGTYKNDETLKAKIQEVVDERIIIVCASGDDATKQYLYPASYEGVISVSCTDMNNVNLLNNNMNDKIIVCAPGEKIPVGENSGKIKITNGSSAASAIVTDVIIVLKSIKPSLNSYDIIDIFKKTSMDLGDKGRDEIYGYGLVNFKDCIMYVKSSL; the protein is encoded by the coding sequence GTGAGAAACGGGGTTGCAATATCAACCCCGTTTCCTATTGAATTAGGAACTCGATTACTAAATAGATTTAAGGTGATGTTAATGAGGAAAAAGTCTCTTGTTTTAATTATATGTTTTTTAGGTGCTATACTAACGTTATGCTCTTGGATGTTTTGCAGACAGCATATCATATTTGAAGCTAGTGAAAACTCAGAATGGCCATATGATGCAATTAAATATGTAGACATTAGTGATGTACCGCACAACAAATTAAACATTGCAATTATTGATACGGGAATAGATTTAACGCAGCCCGACTTTCAAAGAATTCATATAAAAACATACAGCGTATTAAATGAAAATGAGCCAGATAATGATAATGAACATGGGACAATGGTAGCTAAATTAATATGTAATAGCAAACTTATAAATCAAAAAAATGCAAACATTACAAGTAATATAACATTTCATGTTATTGATATTGGTGATGGAAAAAATTTAACTATTCAAAAACTCGTAGATGGAATAGATCTTGCATTGAAGTTAAAAGTGGACATAATCAATTTGAGTTTAGGCACATATAAGAATGATGAAACGCTTAAAGCTAAAATACAAGAAGTAGTTGATGAAAGAATTATTATAGTTTGCGCAAGTGGAGATGATGCTACTAAACAATATTTGTATCCTGCATCATATGAAGGTGTGATTTCGGTTTCATGTACAGATATGAACAATGTTAATCTTTTAAACAATAATATGAATGATAAAATAATTGTTTGTGCACCAGGAGAAAAAATTCCTGTTGGTGAAAACAGTGGTAAAATTAAAATCACGAATGGCTCTTCGGCTGCGTCAGCTATAGTTACAGATGTAATCATTGTACTAAAATCTATCAAGCCATCTTTGAATTCTTATGACATAATAGATATTTTTAAAAAGACTTCAATGGATTTAGGTGATAAAGGTAGAGATGAAATATACGGCTATGGTTTAGTAAATTTTAAGGACTGCATAATGTATGTAAAATCATCATTATAA
- a CDS encoding DUF4367 domain-containing protein: protein MGASKKQVKKRTEKRKKKKEKRSAFKRLRLAFVACVLIALLTGLFVNFQTPVMAFTNRIIKSIIVITEDTIKIYKKVNSPTDGKTPDYLFGRDIDDPRIGEAQKKVHFRLFMPEYIPKDFKLDKVDVLNKYEKKETVTFLYVNTNSDNKDCFEITQRSFPNGTNVALNIKKDENTKIENLVIDGIEYTLVNHEEHLNGLLWDSGEIGCEINGNITKDEIIKVAKSMK, encoded by the coding sequence GTGGGAGCAAGTAAAAAGCAGGTTAAGAAAAGAACGGAAAAAAGAAAAAAGAAAAAAGAAAAAAGGAGTGCCTTTAAACGGTTACGCCTGGCTTTTGTTGCCTGTGTTTTAATTGCATTGTTAACAGGATTATTTGTTAACTTTCAAACTCCCGTTATGGCGTTTACTAATAGAATTATAAAAAGCATAATAGTGATAACAGAAGATACTATTAAAATCTACAAAAAGGTTAACTCTCCTACAGATGGAAAGACTCCTGACTACCTTTTCGGCAGGGATATTGACGATCCAAGGATTGGTGAAGCACAAAAGAAAGTACATTTTAGACTGTTTATGCCGGAATATATACCGAAAGATTTCAAATTAGACAAAGTTGATGTTTTAAATAAGTATGAGAAGAAAGAAACCGTTACTTTTTTATATGTAAATACTAACAGTGATAATAAAGATTGTTTTGAAATTACGCAGCGGAGCTTCCCGAATGGGACAAATGTAGCATTAAACATTAAGAAGGATGAAAATACAAAGATTGAAAATTTAGTCATTGATGGAATAGAATATACTTTGGTGAATCATGAAGAACATCTTAATGGGTTATTATGGGATAGCGGTGAAATTGGGTGCGAAATCAATGGTAATATAACCAAGGATGAAATAATAAAGGTAGCAAAGTCAATGAAATAA